In the genome of Planctomycetota bacterium, the window CATGCGACGCGACGCTCACGAATTCGTCCCGCACCTGCGCCGCTTCCTGCGCCTGACGGAAGAGCTTAAGGTTTTCCACCGCCAGCGCCGCCGCTTCCGCCAGGGCCTCCAGGAGACGCAGCTCCCTCTCGCCGGCCGCGTGCCGCCGGGCCCAGTAGGCCCCCAGCGCCCCGATCGGATCCGGCACGCGCACCGGAACAAGCGCCAGCCCCCGCACGAAGGTCCGCCGGTACGCGTCCTGCGGTGCCCGCGGATCCTCGAGCACGTCCTCGATCGCCACCGGCGAACCGCGAAGGATCGACCACCCCGAAACGCACCGCTCGATGGGAAACCGCCGCCCCTTCCACAGCGGGGCGATCGCGTCCTCCTCGACATAGAAAACCTCGTTCCCTTCCCTCAGCACGAAGGCCGCTCCGTCCGCCCCCGTCAGCTCCCGCACCGCCCGGAGCACCGTCCGGCGAACGTGGGAAGGCTCGCGGGAGGAAACCACCTCCCGCAACGTTCTCACCAGCACGTCCGACGCCGGCGGAGAATCCGGACAGTCGGGATCATGAGCGGCCATCTTTCCCACAGTTTCCCCCGCCTGAAACAGCGAAGTCGAAGGAAGGTTTGTCGTATTATACCGAACGTTTCAAGAGGCCCCCGCGGAGTATCGCTCCGCGCGAGGAGGGCGGGGGGCCGGGGGCTCGCTCCGCGCCCCGGCCCCGCCGGCGCCGCCTCCCGTCCCCGGTCGCACCTCAAGGATGTCCCACGCGACGCACGGCGACGGGGAAACGGAGAATTTTAAGAACAGGGGAGAGGGGTAAGGGTTGGTGAAGAGGTACGGGTTCTCTCCCCTGCCCGGGGGGTTTCTCCCAAAGAATCCACGGGCGGCCGCATCGGAATGCCGGAACCGCGATCGATCGCTTCCCAAAGCTCCCGGAGATCCCGACACAGCGCTTCGATCTTTTCCCAGTCGCGCTCGATGTAGGCGCGCGCCAGACGCCCGCAGGCCGCGCCGACGGCATCCCTCAAGGTGAGCAACGTCATCGCCTCGGACCGATCGACCCACGGGCTTTTCACGGAAACCTCCTTCGGCCTCGCCTCCTTCGCGCCACCCCGGCAAAGCCGATGGAACAAGAGCAAACCGGATGCCAAAGGGAACTCCCCGGGAGGGCCTCTCCGGAAGGAACACTTTCGTGGCCCCGACCGCCAAAGTCGTGGCCCTTCCTCCGGAAGCGCCGCGCCCGCGTCAAAAGGCCGCGAACCCATGACGGCGGGCGATCTCCTGAGCCCATTCTTCCCGAAGCGCCGCAAAGAAAGGCTTCCCGCCGGGCCGGAGCAGACCCACGGCATACACGATCTTCGGATGGCTCTCGGCCGGGAACACATACCCCACCCGCACCCGCGGGTCCATCCGCGCGTCCGTGGCGTACACCACTCCCGCCTCGGCCCCGCCCTGAGCCACCTTCGAAAGAACGTCCCGCACGTGCGCCCCATAAATCACCCGGTCCGGCAACCGCACCCCCAGCCGATCCAGGGCGGCGCGCGCATATCGCCCCGCCGGCACCTGTTCGCCCGCCAAAGCCAAACTTCGGAGCTTCCCCAGATCCGGATCCGGAGCCTCCCGGGGCACCACGAGCACCAGCCGGTTCGAAAGCCAGTCGTACCGCTCCAGCGGACGCAGCCGGTCGAGCCACTCCGGAGCCGCCGCCGCGAAGACGTCCGCCGGCGCCCCCTGCTCCACCTGGCGGGCCAGCGTCGAGGTCGCCTCGAACTGAAACCGCACCCCCCGCCCGGCGCGACCGCTCCAGACGGACGCGATCTCTTCCAGCACCTCGCGCAGACTCGCCGCCGCAAAGACCTGCACCTCCGGCTCGCGCGGAGCCCCGCACCCCAGAAGTCCCGCGGCGACCATGATGACCGTCCTTATGCGCA includes:
- the modA gene encoding molybdate ABC transporter substrate-binding protein, with amino-acid sequence MMRIRTVIMVAAGLLGCGAPREPEVQVFAAASLREVLEEIASVWSGRAGRGVRFQFEATSTLARQVEQGAPADVFAAAAPEWLDRLRPLERYDWLSNRLVLVVPREAPDPDLGKLRSLALAGEQVPAGRYARAALDRLGVRLPDRVIYGAHVRDVLSKVAQGGAEAGVVYATDARMDPRVRVGYVFPAESHPKIVYAVGLLRPGGKPFFAALREEWAQEIARRHGFAAF